GCAACGTGCTGGCGCATCTCGGCCTCGAGGTGAACCGGCTGATCCGGGTCTCCTACGGCCCGTTCCAGTTGCTGGAGATCGAGGAAGGCGAGGTCGAGGAGGTCAAGACGCGGGTGCTGCGCGAGCAGCTCGGCGACAAGATCATCCAGCTCGCGGGCGCCGATTTCGGCGGGCCGTCGCCGAGCGAGGCGCGGCCGAAGCCGCGTCCGGGCAGGCCCGTCGCTGCTGCCGAGGCGGCGCCGGCGCCGAAGAAGAAAGCCCCGACCAAGCGCGGCGCGGTCGAGGACCGCAAGGGCCGCAAGGTCAAGGTCGAGCGCACCGGCAGCGGCGGCGACCGGGGCCTCACCCGCGGCCCCGCCCGGCGCTATCACGGCAAGCGCGAACCGGCACCTCGCGAGGACTAACCGATGCGCGTGATCGGCGGGCGGCTGCGGGGCCGCAATCTGGTGGCGCCGTCGTCGCGCGACATCCGCCCGACGGCGGATCGGCTGCGCGAGTCGCTGTTCAATATCCTGATGCACGCCTACGGCGACCCGATCGGTGACGCGCGCGTGCTCGATCTGTTCGCCGGCACCGGCGCGCTCGGCATCGAGGCGGCGTCGCGCGGCGCCAAGTTCACGCTGTTCGTCGACAATGGCGCGGAAGCTCGCGCGCTGCTCCGCGCCAATGTCGAGGCGCTCGGCCTCGGCGGCGTCAGCAAAGTGTATCGCCGCGACGCCACCAATCTCGGCCCGGCGCATCCGGTCGAGCCGTTTTCACTGGTGTTCCTCGATCCGCCCTATCGCATGGGATTCGCCGAGAAAGCATTGGCCTCGCTGCGCGACGGCGGCTGGCTCACGCCCGACGCGCTGGTGATCGTCGAGGAAGCCAAGGACGCCGGCTTCGCCGCGCCGGACGGTTTCGTCGAGCTGGAGCGGCGCGCTTATGACGATACGGAATTTGCGATGTTGCGGTTCGGAACGAGCGAGTAGTAGCCTTTCTGGCTAGTAGCAGCTCGTTGTGGGGGACCTCCTATCAACGTCATTCCGGGGCGCGCGCAGCGCGAACCCGGAATGACGGCGAGAGATGGTCGCTCGAACTAGAGCACTTCATCGAATGATTGAAGCAACGCGTCATTCTCGCGTGCTGAGTCGTCATCCTGAGGTGCGAGCGCAGCGAGCCTCGAAGGATGCGGCCAAGCCGCTCGCGGCTCATCCTTCGAGGCCCGCAGCGCCGCGCATGCGCGGCCCAGCGGGCACCTCAGGATGACGGCGGTGATTCCATCAAAACCAGAGCTGCTCTAATCGTCTACAAATCCGCCGCGGCGATCCAGAACACTTCGCCTTCGGAATCCTCGCTGTCGAGCCACAGCAGCGGCAGATGCGGGAAGTCCTGTTCGATCGCGGGGCGGCAGCGGCCGACTTCGCACAGCAGGCCGCCGTCCGGCGTGAGATGATCCTTCGCCTCGGCCAGAATCCGGCGGATGATATCGAGTCCATCGTCGCCGCCGTCGAACGCCATCGCCGGTTCGGCGCGGCATTCGGCCGGCAGATTCGCCATGCCGTCGGCGTCGACGTAAGGCGGGTTGGTGATGATCAGATCGTAGCGGGCATCCTGCAGCAGCGGCGCGAACAGGTCGCCGTGATGCAGCGAGAGGCGATCCCCAAGATGGTGGTCGGCGACGTTGCGGGTTGCGACCGCGAGCGCATCCTCCGACAGATCGACGGCGTCGACGGCCGCATTGGGAAAGCTGCGCGCCGCGAGAATTGCGAGGCAACCCGAGCCAGTGCACAGATCGAGCACGCGCGCGACTGCTTCCGGATCGCCGATCAGCGAGGTCTCGCCGCCGTCGAAATGCGAGTCGAGCAGTTCGCCGATATAGGAGCGCGGCACGATCACGCGTTCGTCGACGTAGAACGGCACGCCGCGCATGTAGATCTTGTTGACGAGATAGGCGGCGGGCAGCCGCGTCGTGATGCGTTGCTCGATGAGATGGAGAATCCCAACGGCCTCGTGATCGGTGACGCGTGCGGTCGCGAACATCTCGAACTGGTCGGGATGCAGATGCAGCGCTTCGCCGATCAGGAACACGGCTTCGGCGATCGGATCGGTGGTACCGTGTGCGAACACCACGCCGGCCTCGGCGAAGCGGCTCACGGCGAAGCGGACGAAGTCGAGCAGGCTGACCAGTTCGCCCGGAAACATTTCGTAGGGATCGAGTTCGAGATCCAGCGGCATCGCCACGGCGACGCGGCGCTTCGCCGGTCGCTCGTGCCCGGAGGCCGGGGTGACTTTTGCCGCGGCGCGGGGCTTGGCAGGCCGCTTCGCCGGCGTCTTCTTCTTCGCGGCTTTCGCCTTCGCTTGTTTCGCCATCAATCCTTGCTCCATCGCGCGGCGGCCGCGTCGTCGCGGTCGTGCGCCTCGACCCAGCGCGTGCCGTCGGCGCGCTCCTCGCGCTTCCAGAACGGCGCGTTGGCCTTCAGATAATCCATCAGGAATTCGGCCGCTGCGAATGCGGCTTGCCGGTGCGACGACGCGGCCAGCACCAGCACGATGTTGTCGCCCGGCAGCATCCGGCCGACGCGGTGGACTATGGTCAGTGCGGTCACCGGCCAGCGCTTCACGGCTTCGGCGGCGTGGCGGCCGATCTCGTCTTCCGCCATGCCGGGATAATGCTCGAGCGTCAGTGCTGCGACCGCATCATCGCCTTCGGCGCCGCGGCAGATGCCGCTGAAACTCACCACCGCGCCGATATCGGTGCGCCCTTTCGACATAGCCGCGATCTCTGCGGCGATGTCGAAATCGGCGTCCTGAATGCGGATCGTCACCGGAACGGTCATCGGATCATCCCGTGCGCGGCGCGCTCAGCCGCCGGTCATCGGCGGGAAAAAGGCGACCTCGCGGGCGCCAGCGATCGGCGTGTCGGGGCGCACATGGGTGCGGTCGAGCGCGGTGCGGATCACGCCCGGCTTTTCGAACGCGAAGGCATAGCCTTCGCCGCGCGCCGACAGCCAGCCGATCAGATCGGACACGGTCGCGACCTCGGCCGGCGGCTCGATGGTCTCCTCGTCGAGGCCGATCCGCTCGCGGACCCAGGCGAAGTATTTCACCTTCATCGCGAATCCTCTTCGATCAGGTGATGGATGCCGGCGCGGAAATAGTCGTAGCCGGTGTACATCGTCACCAGCGCGGATATCCACAGCAGGGCCAGGCCGATCTGGGTGGTGTAGGGCAGCACCTCGTCGCCGGCGTCGCCGGCGAGCAGGAAGCCGATCGCCACCAATTGCACCGTGGTCTTCCATTTCGCCAGCTTGGTGACCGGCACGCTGACCCGCAATGCGGCGAGATATTCCCGCAGGCCGGAGACCAGGATCTCGCGGCACAGGATCACGATCGCGGCCCACAGCGTCCAGCCATGGATGATACCGTCGGCGGCGAGCATCAGCAGGCAGGATGCTACCAGCAGCTTGTCGGCGATCGGGTCGAGCATCCGGCCGAACGCCGAGTGCTGGTCCCAGATCCGGGCGTAATAGCCGTCGAGGAAGTCGGTGATCGCGGCCGCGATGAACACCGCCAGAGCGACCCAGCGCAGCGCGAGCGGGCCGCCCATGATCGACTGCGCATAGATGCAGCCGACCACGACCGGAATCGCCGCGATGCGGGCGTAGGTCAGGATATTCGGAAGCGTCAGCGACTTCGCTCCCCGCGCCGGCGCTCTGGTCGAAACATCGTTCATCAAACTTACCAATACTGCCCGCGCCGGAAGGTCAACTCCCACGAAGGCGCCCTCCGATCCGTATCAGGAAAAGGTGAAATCCGCATGGTTCAGATCGGCCCGGTCCGCAGACGACTTTGGTCGGGCTTCAGCCCGGCCCCGGATGAAAGAAATCGAAGATCCGGCGGGCGCTTTCGGCGCTGATCCCAGGAACCTTGCCGAGGTCGCCGAGCGAGGCGCGCTCGATCTCCTTCAGGGTGCCGAAATGGTGCAACAGCGCGCGCTTGCGCGACGGACCGATGCCGGGAATCTCCTGCAGCCCGGCCTCGCGGATGTCCTTCTTGCGCAGCTTGCGGTGCGAGCCGATCACGAAGCGATGCGCCTCGTCGCGCAGCCGCTGGATGAAATACAGCACCGGGTCGCGGGGCTCGAGCTTGATCGCCTCGCGCTCCGGCATGAACAGCGTTTCGCGGCCGGCGTCGCGATCCGGCCCCTTGGCGACGCCGAGCAGCGTCACCTCGGCGTCGAGCCCGAGCTCGGTCAGCACGCCGCGCGCGGCGTTGAGCTGGCCGCGGCCGCCGTCGATGATCACGAGATCGGGCCATTGCGGAGTCTCGTCGTCGTTCGGCTTCGCCGCCTCGCCTTCGGCCTTCGCGGCGGCCAGCCGCTTGAACCGCCGCTCCAGCACCTCGCGCATCATCGCGTAGTCGTCGCCCGGGGTGAGGCCTTCGGAGCGGATGTTGAACTTGCGGTACTGGTTCTTGATGAAGCCGTCCGGGCCGGCGACGATCATCGCGCCGACCGCGTTGGTGCCCTGGATGTGGCTGTTGTCGTAGACCTCGATCCGCTGCGGCGGCTTCGGCAGTCCCAGCGTGGTGGCGAGGCCCTGCAGCAGTCTCGTCTGGGTCGCGGTGTCGGCGAGCTTGCGGCCGAGCGCCTCGCGCGCATTGGTCAGCGCGTGCGCGACCAGCTCCTTCTTCTCGCCGCGCTTCGGCGTCGAGATCTCGACCTTGCGGTCCGCCTTGATGCAAAGCGCATCGGCCAGCAG
The DNA window shown above is from Rhodopseudomonas palustris HaA2 and carries:
- a CDS encoding molybdenum cofactor biosynthesis protein MoaE, giving the protein MTVPVTIRIQDADFDIAAEIAAMSKGRTDIGAVVSFSGICRGAEGDDAVAALTLEHYPGMAEDEIGRHAAEAVKRWPVTALTIVHRVGRMLPGDNIVLVLAASSHRQAAFAAAEFLMDYLKANAPFWKREERADGTRWVEAHDRDDAAAARWSKD
- the pgsA gene encoding CDP-diacylglycerol--glycerol-3-phosphate 3-phosphatidyltransferase, which codes for MNDVSTRAPARGAKSLTLPNILTYARIAAIPVVVGCIYAQSIMGGPLALRWVALAVFIAAAITDFLDGYYARIWDQHSAFGRMLDPIADKLLVASCLLMLAADGIIHGWTLWAAIVILCREILVSGLREYLAALRVSVPVTKLAKWKTTVQLVAIGFLLAGDAGDEVLPYTTQIGLALLWISALVTMYTGYDYFRAGIHHLIEEDSR
- the moaD gene encoding molybdopterin converting factor subunit 1 — protein: MKVKYFAWVRERIGLDEETIEPPAEVATVSDLIGWLSARGEGYAFAFEKPGVIRTALDRTHVRPDTPIAGAREVAFFPPMTGG
- the prmB gene encoding 50S ribosomal protein L3 N(5)-glutamine methyltransferase, encoding MAKQAKAKAAKKKTPAKRPAKPRAAAKVTPASGHERPAKRRVAVAMPLDLELDPYEMFPGELVSLLDFVRFAVSRFAEAGVVFAHGTTDPIAEAVFLIGEALHLHPDQFEMFATARVTDHEAVGILHLIEQRITTRLPAAYLVNKIYMRGVPFYVDERVIVPRSYIGELLDSHFDGGETSLIGDPEAVARVLDLCTGSGCLAILAARSFPNAAVDAVDLSEDALAVATRNVADHHLGDRLSLHHGDLFAPLLQDARYDLIITNPPYVDADGMANLPAECRAEPAMAFDGGDDGLDIIRRILAEAKDHLTPDGGLLCEVGRCRPAIEQDFPHLPLLWLDSEDSEGEVFWIAAADL
- the rsmD gene encoding 16S rRNA (guanine(966)-N(2))-methyltransferase RsmD, with protein sequence MRVIGGRLRGRNLVAPSSRDIRPTADRLRESLFNILMHAYGDPIGDARVLDLFAGTGALGIEAASRGAKFTLFVDNGAEARALLRANVEALGLGGVSKVYRRDATNLGPAHPVEPFSLVFLDPPYRMGFAEKALASLRDGGWLTPDALVIVEEAKDAGFAAPDGFVELERRAYDDTEFAMLRFGTSE